The Mycolicibacterium duvalii DNA window TAGAGCGCCAGGCGGCCGAGGTCCTCGACATCGCCCACGCGGTGCAGTGGCGTGCGGGCCTTCAGCTGCTCCTCCGAACCGGGCATGAGATCAAAGCTGGACTGCAGTCCGGTGGTCATGAACGCACCGAGTGCGATGGCGTTGACGCGAATTTTTGGCGCGAGTTCCTGGGCCATCGCCCGGGTCAATGCTTCCAGTCCACCCTTGGCGACGCAGTAGGGCAGTAGCCCGCGGATGCCGAACCGGCCTGCGCCGGAGGAGATGTTGACGATGGAGCCTCGCCCCACAGTCAGCATGTGCGGAACAACCAGCTGGCTCATGATGAACGCCGAGGTGACGCAGTAGTCGAACGTGTGGCGCAGGTTGTCGTCGGTCAGGTCCAGAAAGGATCCGTAGGTGGCGAACCCGACGTTGTTGACCAGGATGTCGATGCGGCCGAATTCGTCGACGGCGGTTCGGACCACCCGTTCGCTGTCCTCTCGGACGAGCGCATCGGCCGTGATCGCCAGGCCCCTGCCCCCTGCTTCCTCGATGGCGTTGATCGTTTGATCCACTTCGGACGACGTGCGGGCGGTGCCCACGACCGTCGCGCCGGCCTCGGCGAGCACCTTGGCGATTCCCTCGCCCACGCCCCGGCCCGCACCCGTCACAATTGCCACTTGATCGTCGAGACGAAACTGCTCCAGCGCCACGGAATCCTCTCGGACGGTCTGCCTACGCGTTCCCCGGTCAATCTAACTCTGCGAGAACCGCAATGATCGTTTTTCGAGAACTACAATATTCGATAATTGGTAGAGCGACTGGACTCGGCAACGGATTACCTCACTGCGTTGGGATTCCAGTTCCAGGCATTCGAACTCGAGCAGCTCGGCCTGCAGGTGCGTCTCGACTGGGACCGCGGGTTCGAGCTGATCGCGCCGACCGCCACGGCACCGGTGAAACCGGGGACAGCGGCGGACTTCCTGGCACGAAACGGTGAGGGCCTATTCTCCGTGGTCGTGCGATTCGCTGATTGTGACGCGGCCGAACACATCGCCGTACGGTACGGAGCCAAGGCGGACTTTCGGCAGCACCATGAAGGAGACAAGTTCGAGCTGACCGAGGTGAAGCTCGAGTCGTTGTTCGGTATCCCGCTGACGTTGATGGCGACCGATATGCCCGACGACCATTCGCTGGTGGACTAGCGGCGCACCAGTAGCTTGCTGAGCTGGTCGGCGAGATCGGATTTCTTTACCTTGCCCGACGCCGTGAACGGCAGATCCTGCTTGGCCGTGATCCAGATGAATTTGGGCACCTTGTACGCAGACAGCCGACCCCGGACCTGCTTGCGCAGTTCGTCACTGTCGAGTGCGGCGTCCCCGCGGGGCACCACTGCGGCACCGACTACGGTACCGTTGTCGCCATCCTCGACGCCCACCACGTAGGCCTCGAGAACACCATCGCAATCGCCCAGTGCCAATTCGACTTCCGACGGCGTGACATTCGTGCCTCCACCGGTCTTGATCAGGTCTCCGAGCCGGCCGGTGAACCTGATCCACCCGTCGTCATACTGCACACCGCAGTCGCCGGTGCGGTAATAGCCGTCGGGGGTGAAGACGTCCTCACGTTCGCGCTTGTACAGGCGCTGCATCAACGAGTAACCGCGCACCCAGATCTCGCCCTCGGTCCCGACGGGCACCGGCTGCCCGGTGTCGGGATCGACAATGACGTGCTCGAGACCCTCGATCGAGTAGCCACCGGTCTCGGAGCGTTCGGCAGGCTGCGCGATGTACGGATCGACCCCGATATGGTTACCGCACAACTCGGTCATGCCCAGGGCGTTCGGGCCCTGGGGCCGTCGATCTACAGGAACCATCGCAGGCATACTGGTTCGTTGAACCGAGGTCAGATCCCGGCTGGCGAACTCGGGATGCTCGGCCAATGTCTTGCCCTGCTGAGGCCAGCCGAGCGTGATCGTGGCTCGATGTTTCTCGATCAGTGCGAGCGCCTCGGCGGGGTCGAATGCCGGCTGGGTGACGAGTGTCGCCCCGTGGTGGATCACCGCGAGCAGGCCGGTGATGAGCCCGCCCACCCAGAAGAACGGCATGGCCGTGAACATCACGGAATCCGTGGTGACACCGTAGTGGAAGGTGAGATTGTAGGTGTGGCGGACCAGCGCCCCCTGGCTGTGCACCGGTGCTTTCGGGTTGCCTGTGCTGCCCGAGGTATAGATGATCATCGCGTCGTCGGCCGGAGTCACGCAGGATTCGACGACGCCCAGGAAGTCCGCGTCGATTCGCGTTGACCCCTCGTCGCCGATCGAGGTGCTCCACGGACGATCGCATGCTCCCCACACCGCTATGCTGCGCAGGTAAGGTGCCGACGCCAAGGCGAGCTGTCCCGGATCGCGCTGCTGGGCCAGTCCCGGCAGCGCCTCTTCGAGCAGTCCGATGAAGTCCTGATTGCGGAACGTCGACCGCGCCAGGATGATCC harbors:
- a CDS encoding SDR family NAD(P)-dependent oxidoreductase, whose protein sequence is MALEQFRLDDQVAIVTGAGRGVGEGIAKVLAEAGATVVGTARTSSEVDQTINAIEEAGGRGLAITADALVREDSERVVRTAVDEFGRIDILVNNVGFATYGSFLDLTDDNLRHTFDYCVTSAFIMSQLVVPHMLTVGRGSIVNISSGAGRFGIRGLLPYCVAKGGLEALTRAMAQELAPKIRVNAIALGAFMTTGLQSSFDLMPGSEEQLKARTPLHRVGDVEDLGRLALYLSTRDCYATNSVFVVDGGLQGPNSELPIPDL
- a CDS encoding class I adenylate-forming enzyme family protein, producing MPFPSITPTVPALVRSSAERFGDRPFLIAAGDELSYTELDQRSSRLAAILLAAGVGKGDHVGILMPNSIEWAVAWFAATRIGAVAVPLNTFYKAAELAWTTRHADLRIILARSTFRNQDFIGLLEEALPGLAQQRDPGQLALASAPYLRSIAVWGACDRPWSTSIGDEGSTRIDADFLGVVESCVTPADDAMIIYTSGSTGNPKAPVHSQGALVRHTYNLTFHYGVTTDSVMFTAMPFFWVGGLITGLLAVIHHGATLVTQPAFDPAEALALIEKHRATITLGWPQQGKTLAEHPEFASRDLTSVQRTSMPAMVPVDRRPQGPNALGMTELCGNHIGVDPYIAQPAERSETGGYSIEGLEHVIVDPDTGQPVPVGTEGEIWVRGYSLMQRLYKREREDVFTPDGYYRTGDCGVQYDDGWIRFTGRLGDLIKTGGGTNVTPSEVELALGDCDGVLEAYVVGVEDGDNGTVVGAAVVPRGDAALDSDELRKQVRGRLSAYKVPKFIWITAKQDLPFTASGKVKKSDLADQLSKLLVRR